One Deinococcus aestuarii DNA segment encodes these proteins:
- a CDS encoding DUF937 domain-containing protein, which yields MMDIFNMLGGMGQAQQTVGNRLGTSPNQTQAALEAAVPLLLGAMTRNAQQPGGAQALSGALDQHDGSALDLFGQGQAPDPYQGQNILGHVFGNQQQAAANAVSRRAGIDPQLAMQVLAMAAPLVLGYLSRQRQGQGGGFGQMGGGQMGGAGGFDIGSILGGMLGGGMGGGLGGMLGGGQGQTPTQGGVLGGGSVIPGYSQDPYGQSGYAQDPRQTQGEVLGGPMISDYTRDPSGQTGYDQNPLGQPGHVGTGQMGGGAGNMGGMIGTLNNVLDRDGDGNALDDLIGMFGGGRR from the coding sequence ATGATGGACATTTTCAACATGCTCGGCGGCATGGGTCAGGCGCAGCAGACGGTCGGCAACCGCCTCGGCACCAGCCCCAACCAGACGCAGGCCGCCCTGGAGGCCGCCGTGCCCCTGCTCCTCGGCGCGATGACCCGCAACGCGCAGCAGCCGGGCGGGGCGCAGGCCCTGTCGGGGGCCCTCGACCAGCATGACGGCAGCGCCCTCGACCTGTTCGGCCAGGGACAGGCGCCCGATCCGTACCAGGGCCAGAACATCCTCGGGCACGTTTTCGGCAACCAGCAGCAGGCCGCCGCGAACGCCGTGAGCCGCCGCGCCGGAATTGACCCGCAACTCGCGATGCAGGTGCTGGCGATGGCCGCGCCCCTGGTGCTCGGTTACCTCAGCCGCCAGCGGCAGGGTCAGGGCGGCGGCTTCGGCCAGATGGGTGGCGGCCAGATGGGCGGCGCGGGCGGCTTCGACATCGGCAGCATCCTCGGCGGAATGCTGGGGGGCGGCATGGGCGGCGGCCTCGGGGGGATGCTCGGGGGTGGTCAGGGGCAGACGCCGACGCAGGGCGGCGTGCTGGGCGGTGGCTCCGTGATTCCCGGCTACTCCCAGGACCCGTACGGCCAGTCCGGATACGCTCAGGACCCGAGGCAGACTCAGGGCGAGGTGCTCGGTGGGCCCATGATCTCCGACTACACCCGGGATCCTTCGGGTCAGACCGGGTACGACCAGAATCCGCTGGGCCAGCCCGGCCACGTCGGCACCGGCCAGATGGGCGGCGGCGCGGGCAACATGGGCGGCATGATCGGCACCCTCAACAACGTCCTCGACCGCGACGGCGACGGAAACGCGCTCGACGACCTGATCGGGATGTTCGGGGGTGGGCGGCGGTAG
- the cysK gene encoding cysteine synthase A has translation MIDALVGNTPLVQLRRVVEPGMADVFVKLEGLNPGGSIKDRTALGLIEDAERRGVLGPGGTIVEPTSGNTGIGLAQVAAARGYKLILCMPAQMSEERKRTLQAYGAELVLTDPERRMIAAIEEAERISQETGAVMVGQFTNPANPAAHERTTGPELWAQMEGRVDAFVFGSGTGGTISGVGRFLKRQDPGVRVVAVEPARSNVLSGGERGEHGFQGMGPGFIPENLDRSVIDEIIPVWEEDAYPLARRLAREEGVFVGMSSGAMAWAALEVARRLGPGKRVATIACDTGARYLTTSLFSGGPGTPKGYKPYSRERVEEAERVVG, from the coding sequence ATGATTGACGCCCTCGTGGGAAACACGCCCCTGGTGCAGCTCCGGCGGGTGGTCGAGCCGGGGATGGCCGACGTGTTCGTGAAGCTCGAAGGCCTGAACCCGGGCGGCAGCATCAAGGACCGCACGGCGCTGGGCCTGATCGAGGACGCCGAGCGGCGCGGGGTCCTGGGGCCCGGCGGCACCATCGTCGAGCCGACGAGCGGGAATACGGGCATCGGGCTCGCGCAGGTGGCGGCGGCGCGGGGGTACAAACTCATCCTCTGTATGCCCGCCCAGATGAGCGAGGAGCGCAAGCGGACCCTGCAAGCCTACGGGGCCGAACTCGTCCTCACCGACCCCGAGCGCCGCATGATCGCCGCCATCGAGGAGGCGGAGCGCATCTCGCAGGAGACGGGCGCCGTCATGGTCGGCCAGTTCACCAACCCCGCCAACCCCGCCGCCCACGAGCGCACCACCGGCCCCGAGCTGTGGGCGCAGATGGAGGGCCGCGTCGACGCCTTCGTCTTCGGCTCGGGCACGGGCGGCACGATCAGCGGGGTGGGCCGCTTTCTCAAACGGCAGGACCCGGGGGTGAGGGTGGTCGCCGTCGAGCCCGCCCGCTCCAACGTCCTGAGCGGCGGCGAGCGCGGCGAGCACGGTTTTCAGGGCATGGGCCCCGGCTTCATCCCCGAGAACCTCGACCGCTCGGTGATCGACGAGATCATCCCGGTCTGGGAGGAAGACGCCTACCCCCTGGCCCGGCGCCTCGCCCGCGAGGAAGGCGTCTTCGTGGGCATGAGCAGCGGCGCGATGGCCTGGGCCGCGCTGGAGGTGGCCCGCCGTCTGGGGCCGGGCAAGCGGGTCGCCACCATCGCCTGCGATACGGGCGCGCGTTACCTGACGACCAGCCTCTTCAGTGGCGGCCCCGGCACCCCCAAGGGCTACAAGCCCTACTCCCGCGAGCGAGTGGAGGAGGCGGAGAGGGTCGTGGGCTGA
- a CDS encoding DNA-3-methyladenine glycosylase: MTSPLPPAFFDRDPTRVARELLGSTLVRVLPGGERLAGRVVEAEAYDCPRDPACAAGRFHLVRTVAMAIAPGHWLFWSAHGHPLLQVACREEGVSASVLIRALEPVEGLGTMLTHRPVTRERDLTNGPAKLVYALGLDPAAVAGLPVNGPTLHLLPGEPLPDERVEVTARVGILAGKNLPWRFLIRGNPWVSPGVPSMDLSAGLMGEGLPGASH, from the coding sequence TTGACTTCCCCCCTCCCCCCCGCCTTCTTCGACCGCGACCCCACGCGCGTCGCCCGCGAACTGCTCGGTTCAACCCTCGTGCGCGTCCTGCCCGGCGGCGAGCGGCTCGCGGGCCGGGTGGTGGAGGCCGAGGCGTACGACTGCCCCCGCGATCCCGCCTGCGCCGCCGGACGCTTCCACCTCGTCCGCACCGTGGCGATGGCGATTGCGCCCGGTCACTGGCTCTTCTGGTCGGCGCACGGCCACCCCCTGCTGCAAGTCGCCTGCCGCGAGGAAGGGGTGTCGGCAAGCGTCCTGATCCGCGCCCTGGAACCCGTGGAGGGCCTGGGCACCATGCTCACCCACCGTCCCGTGACCCGCGAGCGCGACCTGACGAACGGCCCCGCCAAGCTCGTCTACGCCCTCGGCCTCGACCCGGCGGCGGTGGCGGGCCTGCCCGTGAACGGCCCCACCCTGCACCTCCTCCCCGGCGAACCCCTGCCCGACGAACGGGTGGAGGTCACGGCCAGGGTCGGCATCCTGGCGGGGAAGAACCTGCCGTGGCGCTTCCTGATCCGGGGCAATCCCTGGGTCTCACCCGGGGTGCCGAGCATGGACCTCAGCGCGGGGCTGATGGGTGAGGGCCTGCCCGGCGCCTCCCACTGA